A window of the Gossypium hirsutum isolate 1008001.06 chromosome A05, Gossypium_hirsutum_v2.1, whole genome shotgun sequence genome harbors these coding sequences:
- the LOC107961506 gene encoding F-box protein At2g39490 has translation MGKKRRNKKINQRHDPDDNNNPTTTSISRYLDFSSLNNDVLHHIIPSLIHMWKYDGEKSYNHVNIPESNKMDPNDYISHLPDNILNHIISFLPFESGVRTSFLSTHWKHLWKEALLEPVHDVITMEAATKIIQSFVDDFDTHYRPRNKWGFRFEFPHGRGIFVASISSKGALQLDFSAGEQESPRPFDLFLKVNLTSANHLSHRYMWFDWGRLEENHSLQTHQPSSNTMKVKSLYLISVSQLSNMAVSSLVPNLPFLQSLTIAKCNGLQYLQIKDAQGLHKLVVLDCPRLQSLSFEAVSLKSFRYRGNLVSFKGEPSGRCGCGLFLEDVMVDLRQGPLTQWTWDFQTSPRCLYYYDIYKKTLCGCTNGKRCFKSILISIRGVKSLTICRWFFETSMCKPLSFSSRDPLLCMSDLKELWWIDCSMERESINALLCFLKLCPNLERLFVTIDPKCYNMPTLAESLTLKENNCTAHNLQNMDQMLRWNPFG, from the exons ATGGGAAAGAAGAGAAGAAACAAGAAAATTAACCAGAGGCATGATCCAGATGATAATAACAACCCAACAACCACTTCAATCTCCAG GTATTTGGATTTCAGTAGTCTAAATAATGATGTCCTTCATCATATTATTCCATCACTTATCCATATGTGGAAGTATGATGGAGAGAAATCGTATAATCATGTCAATATCCCAGAAAG TAATAAGATGGACCCTAATGATTACATCAGTCATTTGCCTGATAACATCCTTAACCACATCATTTCCTTCCTCCCTTTTGAATCCGGTGTCCGAACTTCTTTCCTTTCAACTCACTGGAAACACCTCTGGAAAGAGGCTTTGTTGGAACCTGTCCATGATGTAATAACAATGGAAGCTGCCACTAAAATCATACAAAGTTTTGTTGATGATTTCGATACACACTATAGGCCCAGAAATAAATGGGGGTTCAGATTTGAGTTTCCTCATGGAAGAGGCATCTTTGTTGCTAGCATTTCCAGCAAGGGTGCACTTCAACTTGATTTTTCAGCTGGTGAACAAGAATCACCAAGGCCATTTGATTTGTTTTTGAAGGTGAATCTTACATCGGCTAACCATTTATCACATCGATACATGTGGTTTGATTGGGGGCGGCTTGAGGAAAATCACTCACTGCAAACCCACCAACCATCTTCGAACACAATGAAAGTAAAATCGTTATATCTCATATCAGTAAGCCAACTGTCTAATATGGCAGTTTCTTCATTGGTGCCAAATTTGCCATTTCTGCAAAGCTTGACTATAGCCAAATGCAATGGATTACAATATTTACAGATAAAAGACGCCCAAGGGCTTCATAAATTAGTGGTCCTCGATTGCCCCCGTTTACAATCTCTCAGTTTTGAAGCTGTCTCTTTAAAATCTTTCAGATATAGAGGCAACTTAGTGTCCTTCAAAGGTGAGCCTAGTGGCAGGTGTGGCTGTGGGTTGTTCTTGGAAGATGTCATGGTTGATCTCAGACAAGGTCCTCTAACACAATGGACATGGGACTTTCAAACGTCTCCCCGTTGCCTTTATTATTATGATATCTATAAAAAAACCCTTTGTGGCTGCACCAACGGGAAAAGATGTTTCAAATCAATTTTGATAAGCATAAGGGGTGTTAAATCTCTAACAATATGCAGATGGTTTTTCGAG ACATCGATGTGCAAGCCGTTGTCCTTTTCAAGTAGAGACCCTCTACTTTGTATGAGCGACCTAAAAGAGCTTTGGTGGATTGATTGTTCAATGGAAAGAGAATCTATTAATGCTTTACTTTGCTTTTTGAAGCTTTGTCCTAACTTGGAAAGACTTTTTGTGACA ATCGATCCAAAATGCTATAACATGCCCACACTTGCAGAGTCGCTCACACTAAAAGAGAACAATTGTACAGCTCACAACTTGCAAAATATGGATCAAATGCTGAGGTGGAACCCATTTGGATAG